AGCCGGTCCGCTTTGGCTCTGCTCGCTTTGAGCTCCTCCTCCGTCGACTCCAGCTTCGCCATGAGCTCCGCTTCCTTTGCCCGTGCTGCGCCCGCCATCTTCTTCGCCTCCGCCTCGGCGTTCGTCTTCAAGATCGCATTCTCTACCACGAGAATCTCcgcttccttctccttctccaacAGCTTGACCTTTAGGTGGTCTACCACCGGGCTCACAGGAAGCACCGCCACTGCTTTGCtctccttttcctcttcctctgcaGCGATCGCCGCGTCGTCCTCATCATCGTTTCTTCTCTCAATGGCTGTCATTTTCTCCTCTTCCCTCGATACTACTTCAAAGGCATCCATCGACTTGTTCTCCCGTTGAGGTTTCTCTTCATTGAGCTCCTCCCTGGCTGTGCTCAGCCTGGTCTTCTTGTCGGCCACCATCGTGCCTTTCTTCCTCTTAATGCATTGAAGACACCGACCATGGCGTTGCGTCAGATCACAGGCGCCGAGATCACGAGCGTGAAATGATTTGATGgcgagcaagaagaagaaggccATTGATTACCACTTGCAACGCAGCACGGGGGGACACTTCGGGGCGACATGGCGGTGCACGCTGTCGGCCTGTGGTCTTCAGGTCGAGCGGTGACTGCCGCTGAGGCACACCGACGCTCTGCCCGCCATCAAAACACTTCCCGCCACACGTATAACACAGGCAACACAGGATTTGACTTTTCAACACCTGCATCCACAAATGGCAGCTGCCTCACAGTATAAACTGGATTTGTTCTCCCCAGTACCTGCTGCATCCTCAAGGCAGGCACTTGGAAATAGCATCTCTAATCACAAAGCCTGCACATTTCAAGAGCCATTCATTGTTAAGGATGTGTCATCATTGCGCATTACGTCGCAACAAGCAATCAAACTAATAAAAGAACTTGAGGACGGATTCAGCATTACTCTCAGTTCAACAGTCCAACAGAACACGACTCACTCGTTTCCCTTTCTTCATGACCTTCTTTGATTCGACTTTATTGGCTCCTCAGGAAGAAGGTGGCCCTACCAGTACCAGCATCTGCGGCATCATCACAGCAGGTTCCCTTTCAATAACACAGCTGAGCTGTAGCTCATCCTGAGCATTTGATCTCCCATTGTTCGCTAATAATATGATCCAATCAATAAGCAGAGCAGCTCACAACCATCCTTGCAGTGGCCTCGATGGAGCCGCCCAAGCTGCTCCAACGTGCACAAGGCCGGGTGGGAATGCTGATAACAGCACTAGCAGAACAACATCTGTTACAAGCTGAGTTTGGCGATGGCAGCTAAAGCGCAAAAAATGGAACCAGGGGTTGATTTGTAGGAACCACAGGGCACAAACTGGGTTATCTTTGATCCCCCATGCTCCATTGTAGTTCATCGTTCTTCCATAAGCCTCCATCAAACAAGCAAATACAGTGTAGCGCTGACGCAACCTACTTCTCGGAGATGCTTGGGCACAATTGCTAACTCTGATGAAACTGAATGACCACCACAGATTAGCCTGGAAGTTGCTGTGAGCAAAACAAATACTGAAGAGGCCCAATGAGAATGCTAAGTGCATCAAGATAATAACACAACTAAGAGTAACTGCAAAGTTGAAAAAAGAACGCCTGCAATGCCAGATCATATATGTTCTGCCAGAAAGAATCTGCAGCCTTGAGGTAAAAAAGCTTTACTGAAAACGCTACAGTATATAATTTGGAAATCTAACGAGTATTCATTTGCTCATAGGAACAATTCTTGGATCTGCATAATTGCAGATGACTGGCAAGCATATAAACTGTTAATCTGTTGTGTGCTTTAAGACTTCAAAACACCTTCTATGGTATTTCTGCAGTCCCACACAGGCGAAGCAAGAATTTGCTTCTTGGTTCTTATTAGTTTGCAAACTTCAGAGTCCTCTTACAAACTGGATGAGGTAGAGCCTCAGAGCAATATACACCATATAGGATAACAGAGGAAATTGAAATATCTAAAGCTTTTAGTTATGCATCCAAGATCACGGTTTCATTTGTCAAAAGCAACCAGCACCTTTTTGTTAAAACTCCACTGTAGCTGTCATGAAATGGATAGTGTTGTCCATTTCATGCCCCAGAAGCATATAGACGGGTCCATTCCTTGGCTGCAATGTCCAATAAAATTCCATGAAAAGAAATATAATCAGCAAATATTAATGCAGAAATAAGCATCAAGCTGCttcttcaaataataataataatcatcatcatcatcatcatcatgcttaCCTGTTTCCACTGCTTCTGCTTCGTTTGTCTTCCAATGCTTTGCAATGTTGTCTGAAAGTGGATCATCTGGATTTGGGGCACTGAGAAGAGCTTGAATACTAGAgaaaataaaaccaattgatattagATTTAGATTCAAGAAATTGAGAAACTTTATAAACTCAAGAAGCCAACAGCTAAATTAAGTACAAGCTCTTGAAAAATCAGTATAATTTAATGAAGTATAATCATGATGATCCATATAGGGATCCTATGTCCAAAAGTAAAGGATCAGATGCATGTGGTACGCAATAATGTACTCATCCTAGGAATGGCAACAGGTAGGGGAAGTTTTTGCAGTTACACATAAGACGGGCTTCATTACATGCTCGTTAATAATTGTTCAAA
Above is a genomic segment from Musa acuminata AAA Group cultivar baxijiao chromosome BXJ3-4, Cavendish_Baxijiao_AAA, whole genome shotgun sequence containing:
- the LOC103977593 gene encoding interactor of constitutive active ROPs 1, with translation MQVLKSQILCCLCYTCGGKCFDGGQSVGVPQRQSPLDLKTTGRQRAPPCRPEVSPRAALQVRKKGTMVADKKTRLSTAREELNEEKPQRENKSMDAFEVVSREEEKMTAIERRNDDEDDAAIAAEEEEKESKAVAVLPVSPVVDHLKVKLLEKEKEAEILVVENAILKTNAEAEAKKMAGAARAKEAELMAKLESTEEELKASRAKADRLAEQLEAAEGAKAALEAEMRRLRAQTEQWRKAAEAGAAALDEEGRSCGSMDRRLEAWHVGWGSPLMAGDMDDDGAGGAACGGIMKGGGVWTVVDIWKKKKKGGQQQ